The Flavobacterium piscisymbiosum genome includes a region encoding these proteins:
- a CDS encoding aconitate hydratase: MAFDIEMIKKVYENMPDRVDKAREIVGRPLTLTEKILYNHLWDGNPTKAFGRGVDYVDFAPDRVACQDATAQMALLQFMHAGKPKVAVPTTVHCDHLIQAKVDAATDLARAKIQSNEVFDFLSSVSNKYGIGFWKPGAGIIHQVVLENYAFPGGMMIGTDSHTVNAGGLGMVAIGVGGADAVDVMSGMAWELKFPKLIGVKLTGKLSGWTAPKDVILKVAGILTVKGGTGAIVEYFGEGATSMSCTGKGTICNMGAEIGATTSTFGYDDSMSRYLRSTNRADVADAADKIAPYLTGDPEVYANPEQYFDQVIEINLTELEPHLNGPFTPDLATPISKMKETAIKNNWPLQIQVGLIGSCTNSSYEDISRAASLARQVSAKNLKTKSQFTITPGSEVVRYTIERDGFIDTFEKIGATVFANACGPCIGMWDRDGAEKEERNTIVHSFNRNFSKRADGNPNTLAFVGSPELVTAMAIAGDLGFNPLTDTLINEDGEEVMLEAPTGDELPPKGFDVKDPGFQVPAEDGSGVQVVVSPTSERLQLLAPFDAWDGKNITGAKLLIKAFGKCTTDHISMAGPWLRFRGHLDNISNNMLIGAVNAFNQKTNSVKNQLTGTYDAVPAVARAYKAAGVPSIVVGDHNYGEGSSREHAAMEPRFLGVKAVLVKSFARIHETNLKKQGLLGLTFANEADYDKIQEDDTINFTDLTEFAPGKPLTLEFVHANGTKDIILANHTYNAGQIGWFVAGSALNLIAAGKA; the protein is encoded by the coding sequence ATGGCTTTTGATATTGAAATGATAAAAAAAGTGTATGAGAACATGCCGGATCGTGTTGATAAAGCACGCGAGATTGTTGGTCGTCCACTTACATTAACAGAGAAAATTTTATACAATCACCTTTGGGACGGAAATCCAACAAAGGCTTTTGGCAGAGGAGTAGATTATGTTGATTTTGCACCGGATCGTGTAGCATGTCAGGATGCAACTGCTCAAATGGCATTATTGCAATTTATGCACGCCGGTAAGCCTAAAGTAGCAGTGCCTACAACAGTGCACTGTGATCACTTGATTCAGGCAAAAGTAGATGCAGCAACCGATTTGGCCAGAGCAAAAATACAAAGTAATGAAGTTTTCGACTTCCTGTCGTCAGTTTCTAATAAATACGGAATTGGTTTCTGGAAACCGGGAGCAGGAATTATTCATCAGGTAGTACTTGAAAATTATGCTTTCCCTGGAGGAATGATGATTGGTACCGATTCCCACACTGTAAATGCAGGTGGTTTAGGAATGGTTGCCATTGGTGTTGGTGGAGCAGATGCTGTAGACGTTATGTCCGGTATGGCTTGGGAACTTAAATTCCCTAAATTAATTGGAGTAAAACTAACTGGTAAATTATCAGGTTGGACAGCTCCTAAAGATGTTATCCTAAAAGTTGCCGGTATTCTTACTGTAAAAGGTGGTACTGGTGCAATCGTTGAATATTTTGGAGAAGGGGCAACTTCTATGTCTTGTACCGGTAAAGGTACTATTTGTAACATGGGAGCAGAGATTGGAGCTACGACTTCAACTTTTGGATATGATGATTCTATGAGTCGTTACCTACGTTCTACAAACAGAGCCGATGTTGCAGATGCTGCAGATAAAATAGCCCCTTACTTAACAGGAGATCCAGAAGTATATGCTAACCCGGAACAATATTTTGATCAGGTTATCGAAATCAACTTAACTGAATTAGAGCCACACTTAAACGGTCCTTTTACACCGGATTTAGCGACTCCAATTTCTAAGATGAAAGAAACTGCGATCAAAAACAACTGGCCATTACAAATTCAGGTAGGTTTAATAGGTTCTTGTACCAACTCTTCTTACGAAGATATCTCACGTGCAGCTTCTTTGGCAAGACAAGTAAGTGCTAAAAACTTAAAAACTAAATCTCAATTCACCATTACTCCAGGATCTGAAGTAGTGCGTTATACCATCGAAAGAGACGGATTTATCGATACTTTCGAAAAAATTGGAGCAACTGTTTTTGCAAATGCCTGCGGACCATGTATTGGTATGTGGGACAGAGACGGAGCAGAGAAAGAAGAAAGAAACACTATTGTGCACTCTTTTAACCGTAACTTCTCAAAACGTGCAGATGGTAACCCAAATACTTTAGCATTCGTAGGTTCTCCAGAGTTGGTAACCGCTATGGCTATCGCAGGAGATTTAGGTTTCAATCCGTTAACAGATACCTTAATCAACGAAGATGGAGAAGAAGTAATGCTTGAAGCGCCAACAGGAGACGAATTGCCTCCAAAAGGATTTGATGTTAAAGATCCGGGATTTCAGGTTCCGGCAGAAGACGGTTCAGGAGTTCAGGTTGTGGTAAGCCCAACATCAGAACGTTTGCAATTATTAGCTCCGTTTGATGCCTGGGATGGTAAAAATATTACTGGAGCAAAATTATTAATCAAAGCATTCGGAAAATGTACTACAGATCATATCTCTATGGCTGGACCATGGTTACGTTTCCGCGGACACTTAGATAATATTTCAAACAATATGTTGATTGGTGCGGTAAATGCATTCAACCAAAAAACAAACTCTGTTAAAAATCAATTAACAGGTACTTATGATGCAGTTCCTGCTGTAGCTCGTGCATACAAAGCTGCTGGAGTTCCGTCTATCGTTGTAGGAGATCACAATTATGGCGAAGGTTCATCTCGTGAGCATGCTGCTATGGAGCCACGTTTCTTAGGAGTTAAAGCGGTATTGGTGAAATCTTTTGCCCGCATCCATGAAACAAACCTTAAAAAACAAGGACTTTTAGGATTAACATTTGCAAACGAAGCAGATTACGATAAAATTCAGGAAGACGATACTATCAATTTTACTGATTTAACCGAGTTCGCTCCTGGAAAACCATTGACATTAGAGTTCGTTCATGCAAATGGTACAAAAGATATCATCCTGGCAAACCATACTTATAACGCAGGTCAGATTGGCTGGTTCGTTGCAGGTTCAGCATTAAACTTAATCGCTGCCGGAAAAGCTTAA
- a CDS encoding carboxypeptidase-like regulatory domain-containing protein: MKKLLLFFILFPLLCIAQNINGTIVSKSTNLPLENTNILALSSKVGTISDENGKFSLKLLSKFNDDEVLEFSHIGYATTRISLSYLTKQSFIVSLEENIENLSDVIIPADQKLQSKLSFTQLTSLKHLIFSFGSLLQDDKIYVSGGDAYPEINQLEKARAEKADMDMVKFLSEEQYTSAKRHYKQDLCIYDIKTDTWEFSKLKLQNRAYHNIHFYNNLVYIVGGKKMFVNKISSWEYLQDQIEVLDLEKQTIKTDNTNPHKAADFASFTYKDNIIVMGGSVKSTESGVKDFTDKVHLYNISSGYWYELAHMPIAKETTGALVDDKIYLIGGNNGKPISQIESFDLATEKWQNEGELFSPLERPAVTYHENIIYFFEDQKMYVYDLKTKQLKEYEIGLPLKYSVMHYYNDKLYILGGRVDNSYSKLPSSKVFSIDVNEFEITKPTRTKTLSQEVRVTKNNG, from the coding sequence GTGAAAAAACTACTTTTATTTTTTATTCTTTTTCCTTTATTATGTATTGCTCAAAATATAAACGGAACAATAGTTTCGAAAAGCACTAATCTCCCACTTGAAAACACCAATATCCTGGCATTATCAAGTAAAGTTGGAACAATATCAGATGAAAACGGGAAATTTTCTTTAAAACTTTTATCAAAATTTAACGATGACGAGGTATTAGAATTCTCTCATATTGGTTACGCTACGACAAGAATTTCTTTAAGTTATCTGACTAAGCAAAGCTTTATAGTTTCGCTTGAAGAAAATATTGAAAATTTATCAGATGTAATTATTCCTGCGGATCAAAAACTACAATCTAAACTTTCATTTACCCAATTAACTTCTTTAAAACATCTTATATTCTCATTTGGCTCTCTTCTGCAAGATGACAAAATTTATGTTAGTGGCGGAGATGCTTATCCTGAAATCAACCAACTCGAAAAAGCACGAGCAGAAAAAGCTGATATGGATATGGTGAAATTTTTAAGTGAAGAGCAATATACGTCGGCTAAACGACATTATAAACAAGACCTTTGTATATATGACATCAAAACTGATACATGGGAATTTTCGAAATTAAAACTTCAAAACAGGGCTTATCACAACATTCATTTTTACAACAATTTGGTCTATATCGTAGGCGGAAAAAAAATGTTTGTAAACAAAATAAGTAGCTGGGAATACCTGCAAGATCAAATTGAAGTTTTAGATTTGGAAAAACAGACCATTAAAACTGATAATACAAATCCGCATAAGGCTGCTGATTTTGCTTCATTTACTTATAAAGATAATATTATTGTAATGGGAGGTTCTGTAAAATCGACCGAAAGTGGTGTCAAGGATTTTACCGATAAAGTACATTTATACAACATTTCTTCAGGTTATTGGTACGAACTTGCTCATATGCCAATAGCAAAAGAAACGACAGGCGCTCTGGTCGATGATAAAATTTATCTTATTGGAGGTAATAATGGAAAGCCAATCTCACAAATAGAATCTTTTGATTTAGCAACGGAAAAATGGCAAAATGAAGGAGAATTATTCTCACCATTAGAAAGGCCTGCTGTAACTTATCATGAAAATATTATTTATTTTTTTGAGGATCAAAAAATGTATGTTTATGATCTAAAAACAAAACAATTAAAAGAATATGAAATTGGATTACCTCTGAAATATTCAGTCATGCATTATTACAATGATAAATTATACATTTTAGGTGGACGTGTTGACAATAGCTACTCGAAATTACCTTCTTCGAAAGTATTTAGTATTGATGTAAATGAATTTGAAATTACCAAACCTACCAGAACTAAGACTTTATCACAAGAAGTACGTGTCACTAAAAACAACGGATAG
- a CDS encoding peptidoglycan endopeptidase: protein MVVRLIIVLFFFSVGVFSQEKFIKHKISKGENLSVIAKKYGVKTKDIQDANPDAPKVLKLNSVLLIPNTNKKVTTKKTEIVANTTPATTSNSGLHEVQEKENLWLISKKYNVSVDDLKKANPSLESEDLKIGQKLAIPSNAVVATEKNTKKNQNIENPEIIPSTDVEVVVEVKPKETKYLIAKKYGITVAELEKQNPFIKGKLPVGYLLKIRTSKEKANQEVKDAVIASQTQIADKTATTLENKGKTSEVKPEIVSDKNAEIVVEVKPNETKYTIAKKYGITVAELEKQNPFIKGKLPVGYLLKIKTSKEKANQEIKDTAIASQTQIAENPVLTSDNKIKTDEAKPEIVPAKNVEVVVEVQPKETKYAIAKKYGITVAELERQNPFIKGKLPVGYMLKINTSKEKADAASSITTPQSNDGLSDASQVADNSAVEKDTTTIFRVSNHSDLVNQLVVNATENIGTRYRSGGTTKAGFDCSGLMICTFNNFDIKLPRSSIEQSRVGFKVGTEEAQKGDLIFFRTNGRRQINHVGMVVEVADGEIKFVHSSTHGGVIISSTKEPYYQRTFTQVNRILQ from the coding sequence ATGGTTGTTAGATTAATTATAGTGTTGTTTTTTTTCAGTGTTGGTGTTTTTTCTCAGGAAAAGTTTATCAAGCACAAAATATCAAAAGGAGAAAACCTATCTGTAATTGCTAAAAAATATGGTGTAAAAACCAAAGATATTCAAGATGCCAACCCTGATGCTCCTAAAGTTTTAAAATTAAATTCGGTTCTCTTAATTCCGAATACCAATAAAAAGGTTACTACAAAAAAAACTGAAATAGTTGCCAATACAACTCCCGCAACAACTTCAAATTCAGGTCTGCACGAAGTACAGGAAAAAGAAAATCTTTGGTTAATTTCAAAAAAATACAATGTTTCTGTTGATGATTTAAAAAAAGCAAATCCATCGCTCGAAAGTGAAGATCTAAAAATAGGACAGAAGCTTGCTATTCCGTCTAATGCTGTTGTAGCGACTGAAAAGAATACAAAGAAAAATCAGAACATAGAAAATCCGGAAATAATTCCTTCAACAGATGTAGAAGTTGTTGTTGAGGTAAAACCAAAAGAAACAAAATATCTGATTGCCAAAAAATACGGAATAACGGTTGCAGAACTAGAGAAGCAAAATCCATTTATTAAAGGAAAACTACCGGTTGGTTATCTTCTGAAAATTAGAACTTCAAAAGAAAAAGCAAATCAGGAAGTAAAAGATGCTGTTATTGCATCTCAAACTCAAATCGCTGATAAAACCGCCACAACTTTAGAGAATAAAGGTAAAACGAGTGAAGTAAAGCCGGAAATTGTATCGGACAAAAATGCCGAAATAGTTGTTGAGGTAAAGCCAAACGAAACAAAATATACCATTGCCAAGAAATACGGGATAACTGTTGCAGAACTGGAGAAGCAAAATCCATTTATCAAAGGAAAACTTCCGGTTGGTTATCTTCTAAAAATTAAAACTTCAAAAGAAAAAGCCAATCAGGAAATAAAAGATACTGCTATTGCATCTCAAACTCAGATTGCTGAAAACCCTGTTCTTACTTCAGATAATAAGATTAAAACTGATGAAGCAAAGCCGGAAATTGTACCTGCAAAAAATGTTGAAGTAGTGGTTGAGGTACAGCCAAAAGAAACAAAATATGCCATTGCAAAAAAATACGGAATAACTGTTGCAGAATTAGAGCGACAGAATCCATTTATTAAAGGGAAATTGCCTGTTGGCTATATGCTGAAGATTAATACCTCAAAAGAAAAGGCCGATGCGGCATCTTCAATAACAACCCCACAAAGTAATGACGGTTTATCAGATGCTTCGCAGGTGGCAGATAATTCAGCAGTTGAAAAAGATACAACTACAATTTTTAGAGTTAGCAATCATTCAGATTTAGTAAATCAATTGGTGGTTAATGCAACCGAAAACATAGGAACTCGTTACCGGTCGGGCGGAACCACAAAAGCTGGTTTTGATTGTTCAGGATTAATGATTTGTACGTTTAATAATTTTGATATAAAATTGCCAAGAAGTTCTATTGAGCAATCTCGTGTTGGTTTTAAAGTCGGTACAGAGGAAGCTCAAAAAGGAGATTTAATTTTCTTTAGAACCAACGGAAGACGACAAATCAATCATGTCGGAATGGTGGTTGAAGTAGCCGATGGAGAAATTAAATTTGTACATTCCTCAACTCATGGCGGTGTAATAATTTCTTCGACAAAAGAACCGTATTATCAAAGAACCTTTACTCAGGTAAATCGTATTTTACAATAA
- a CDS encoding response regulator: protein MQLKPIFLVIEDNLIDQLVITQLLKKVLEIDQIVMANNGKEGIEWLIAQKKIESLIILLDIQMPIMNGFEFLYAFEKLNKEIRKEIQIYVLSSTLDPDELEHISKNDNVTGFLNKPFPIEEFKRKFT, encoded by the coding sequence ATGCAACTGAAGCCTATATTTCTGGTTATTGAGGACAATTTAATTGATCAGCTTGTGATTACTCAATTATTAAAAAAAGTACTGGAAATCGATCAAATTGTTATGGCTAATAATGGCAAAGAAGGAATTGAGTGGCTTATTGCTCAAAAAAAGATTGAGTCTTTAATTATTTTATTAGACATACAAATGCCAATAATGAATGGTTTTGAATTCCTGTATGCTTTTGAGAAACTAAATAAAGAGATCAGGAAAGAAATTCAAATTTACGTGCTTTCATCTACCTTAGATCCTGACGAACTTGAACACATTAGTAAAAATGATAATGTAACAGGATTTTTGAATAAACCTTTTCCAATTGAGGAATTTAAAAGAAAATTTACCTGA
- a CDS encoding sensor histidine kinase → MSANRAYVNGESHYSKGQKDASRHLITYLYTKDEKQWKLYLEELEVPQGDGIARKTLLKVGDNKVARKGFLIGRNHKDDLDDLVWLFVNFQQVSFLAKAIDEWGKGDELIFKLFIVGHEINAQIKYNLLTPSSQKNFLNQISSISDKLTINERNFSNTLGEGTRKIKSLLIITNIVFILIIVLSVCTYYSIMVKRLLVSKKEIEVKNENLIVVNRELDRFVYSASHDLRSPITSLKGLIEITQLEDDIDQIKSYLGLMHQSLTKQDQFIIDIIDYSKNKRKQVVMEPVSLQELFDEAISQLMHIENANRITFTQELLVDKIQSDELRLKIIISNLLSNAIKYADINKQEMFINVKTYFEEGYNKIEVTDNGIGIKEEFKDNIFEMYFGTNKNKGSGLGLYIVKEAVENIQGNISVFSESTIGSKFTVTIPN, encoded by the coding sequence TTGTCTGCCAACAGAGCCTATGTCAATGGAGAATCACATTACTCTAAAGGACAAAAGGACGCTTCCAGACACCTCATCACCTATCTTTATACCAAAGATGAAAAACAATGGAAATTATATTTAGAAGAATTAGAAGTTCCTCAAGGTGATGGCATTGCCCGAAAAACACTTTTAAAAGTGGGCGATAATAAAGTCGCCCGAAAAGGATTTTTAATTGGGCGAAATCATAAAGACGATCTAGATGATCTTGTTTGGTTATTTGTCAATTTTCAGCAGGTATCTTTTTTAGCCAAAGCGATTGACGAATGGGGAAAGGGCGATGAACTTATTTTCAAATTATTTATCGTTGGTCACGAAATAAATGCTCAGATAAAATATAATCTTTTAACCCCATCCAGTCAGAAAAATTTCTTAAACCAAATTAGTTCCATCAGTGATAAACTTACGATTAACGAACGCAACTTCTCGAATACTTTAGGCGAAGGAACTCGTAAAATTAAAAGCCTTTTGATCATTACCAATATTGTATTTATTTTAATTATTGTACTAAGCGTATGCACTTATTATTCTATAATGGTGAAACGATTGCTTGTTTCTAAAAAAGAAATCGAGGTTAAAAATGAAAATCTTATTGTAGTTAATCGTGAATTAGACCGATTTGTCTACAGCGCATCACACGATTTGAGATCTCCTATCACATCCTTAAAAGGTTTAATTGAAATTACTCAGCTAGAAGATGATATTGACCAAATTAAGAGTTATTTGGGATTAATGCACCAAAGCCTGACCAAACAGGATCAATTTATAATCGACATTATAGACTATTCTAAAAACAAAAGAAAACAAGTTGTGATGGAACCTGTGAGTCTACAGGAATTATTTGATGAAGCAATCTCTCAATTAATGCATATCGAAAATGCCAACCGAATCACTTTTACTCAGGAATTATTAGTAGATAAAATTCAGAGTGATGAATTGCGTTTAAAAATTATTATTTCCAATTTACTTTCGAATGCTATAAAATATGCCGACATCAACAAACAGGAAATGTTTATCAATGTTAAAACCTATTTCGAAGAAGGTTATAATAAAATTGAGGTAACTGATAACGGAATTGGAATTAAAGAAGAATTTAAAGATAATATTTTTGAGATGTATTTTGGTACAAACAAAAATAAAGGTTCCGGATTAGGGCTCTATATTGTAAAAGAAGCTGTCGAAAACATACAAGGAAATATTTCTGTATTCTCTGAAAGTACTATTGGAAGCAAGTTCACTGTAACAATTCCTAATTAA
- a CDS encoding DUF5958 family protein: protein MYQMSQKELVINKVAQDKIDFNLGIQLLLEDPEYDFKELFTTLINCIFNAIPEKTHYNTETYQNALNTIPLKPTYTPIVLLKRFPTRIAFYKLAALPENENIKTITSLLWIFKVTDTERRSRECKNGCGHFWHEME, encoded by the coding sequence ATGTACCAAATGTCTCAAAAAGAACTAGTAATCAACAAAGTAGCCCAAGATAAAATAGATTTTAATCTTGGCATACAGCTTTTATTAGAAGACCCGGAATATGATTTCAAAGAACTTTTTACAACTTTAATAAATTGTATATTCAACGCTATTCCTGAAAAAACGCATTATAATACAGAAACGTATCAAAATGCCCTGAATACAATTCCTTTAAAACCAACCTATACCCCTATTGTACTTTTAAAAAGGTTCCCAACACGAATTGCTTTTTATAAATTAGCAGCACTTCCTGAAAACGAAAATATAAAAACTATAACTTCATTACTTTGGATTTTTAAAGTAACCGACACTGAAAGAAGAAGTAGGGAATGTAAAAATGGCTGCGGACATTTTTGGCATGAAATGGAATAA